A genomic window from Nematostella vectensis chromosome 9, jaNemVect1.1, whole genome shotgun sequence includes:
- the LOC5507810 gene encoding ankyrin repeat and MYND domain-containing protein 1-like has protein sequence MSEKSGSGKSRLSSHSTQLLKLSTSQYRREYKSGAVYHGGLQGNKKTGKGVFKWPNGACYDGEYTDNKRHGKGKQYWSDGAVYNGEFIRDLRHGFGQITFPDHETYKGQFHRDHKHGSGVYTWPDGTTFEGHFQNDKKEGFGTFKFASGNVFQGIYKQDERFGPGIMTYTDKREDVGLWSGERLIKLCSVMESAFLFQHFTEYNVNAGDNISGKVRRANSAWESIRKTPSVLDSENNTGAKALIPNSFPYLDILDGIRGNRGGKGPLECGSEELLQAASAGDGITVSRLLQEGHVHVDVADKTGYTALLAAAVNCHRDVINCLLDNGADVNKLNDEGLSVLAACHVLFYTKHTWKDNIAEAIPEENLFNYIQEDTQKGMFIHRNTRTNTSDSPSDDSLTQNEEKGTDRKYSINSNLSLKDINRSNKNLKGSLIEQKNEENLKDNELLSVGDELEDIESPIHIINTDFETRLLLNKNGFSKEFLRKTYEEKKKKEQDALESNEITALAKKGETGFRTETGLLTGQTGIRTQETSLFSILSVVSSTKNVSTDFEDSRSETRTSVEQNRQLLLTLQRRPHLEATVRLLLKRGADPNASSLPMPVLFFATKAADTAANEILLEKGANTSAKLSHEKLGIAPLHIAVALPDSAGIAITELLLKSGADPDIRDSAFGLEPENGRTPLHIACCREDNDEDACAVVRLLLEYGANPDLLCEGHSPLSLAICSGNDLAVDALLEYGADPSLKLEKGVGSALCATTSFAAERRRTPHGRIRLINKLMRAGANIIAPISVVNKFPPGTVVDYAYNVFYQDRKIAHTPYHALTVGERDCYNARRDMLEHLGDILRTMVLRKEKDLIEKQLEVMERREAEEADRLTLEPQHGILKSPERIPKSRHTPVTGDQHCTTALSGRVTFRLEDEAGDRELEAEVDREIEAITGKEPSPGTDSEGEDPSRADDNPDQAINQSASSVQFPPLSSSPGRDEHCGLRIAVMKYVNIDHMRISALATEALKARRKVMKNRFRYCYECGRSIGVRLSACTRCKEVFYCSKSCKLKAWNSRHREECVRVTGGTKSNDRQRTESPTPTTDPDAPLTTFPPTTQGRKSSSRTGSQAGKRTPKKMDKVKKTSPGSRAAGRRTNTPSATSKVGS, from the exons ACTTACAAGGGGCAGTTTCATCGTGACCACAAGCATGGTAGTGGTGTGTACACATGGCCTGATGGTACAACTTTTGAAGGACATtttcaaaatgacaaaaaggagGGATTTGGCACCTTTAAATTTGCTAGCGGCAATGTATTTCAG GGTATCTACAAGCAAGACGAGCGCTTTGGCCCAGGGATCATGACATACACTGACAAGAGGGAAGATGTGGGGTTATGGTCTGGTGAAAGACTTATTAAGCTTTGCTCTGTCATGGAAAGTGCATTCCTCTTTCAACACTTTACAGAGTACAATGTAAACGCTGGTGATAACATATCTGGAAAAGTCAGACGGGCTAACTCTGCCTGGGAAAGCATCCGGAAAACTCCCTCAGTTCTTGACTCAGAGAACAATACTGGAGCCAAGGCCCTGATCCCAAACTCCTTTCCATATTTGGACATCCTTGATGGTATTAGAGGGAACAGAGGGGGTAAGGGACCTCTGGAATGTGGATCGGAAGAGCTTTTGCAGGCAGCTTCAGCAGGTGATGGCATAACAGTCAGTAGGTTACTTCAAGAGGGTCATGTGCATGTTGACGTCGCTGACAAGACTGGGTATACTGCACTTCTTGCTGCAGCT GTTAATTGTCaccgtgacgtcatcaacTGTCTGCTAGACAATGGTGCAGATGTGAATAAACTTAACGATGAAGGTCTGTCTGTATTGGCCGCATGCCATGTTCTCTTCTATACCAAACATACATGGAAAGACAACATTGCAGAGGCTATACCAGAGGAGAACCTTTTTAACTACATccaa GAAGACACTCAAAAAGGTATGTTTATTCACCGGAACACTCGCACGAACACTTCCGACTCGCCTTCAGATGACAGCCTCACGCAGAACGAGGAAAAGGGGACGGACCGAAAATATAGCATAAATAGTAACCTGTCTTTAAAAGACATCAATCGCTCGAATAAAAACTTGAAGGGGTCGCTTATTGAGCAGAAAAATGAGGAGAATCTGAAAGACAATGAGCTCCTTTCTGTTGGCGACGAGTTAGAAGATATTGAATCCCCaatacatataataaatacGGACTTCGAAACGAGACTCCTTCTTAACAAGAACGGTTTTAGCAAAGAGTTTCTGCGTAAAACttatgaagaaaaaaagaagaaagaacaAGATGCTTTGGAATCTAATGAAATCACCGCCTTGGCTAAAAAAGGTGAAACTGGTTTCCGCACTGAGACAGGTTTACTAACTGGTCAGACCGGTATTCGAACCCAGGAAACTTCACTGTTTAGTATTCTTAGCGTCGTCAGCAGCACAAAGAATGTCTCGACTGATTTTGAGGACTCGCGGAGTGAGACTAGGACTAGTGTGGAGCAGAATAGACAGCTACTTCTTACGTTACAGAG GCGTCCCCACCTGGAGGCCACCGTCCGCTTGCTGTTGAAGCGTGGAGCGGATCCGAATGCGTCTTCTCTACCCATGCCCGTACTGTTCTTTGCTACCAAAGCCGCGGACACGGCTGCCAACGAGATTCTTCTGGAGAAAGGGGCGAACACTTCCGCAAAACTATCACACGAG AAACTTGGTATCGCGCCATTGCATATCGCCGTTGCGTTACCAGACTCCGCTGGGATCGCCATAACCGAGCTGCTATTGAAGTCTGGGGCCGACCCTGACATCCGGGACAGTGCATTTGGACTTGAGCCGGAGAATGGGCGAACACCGCTGCACATTGCATGCTGCCGCGAAGACAATGACGAG GACGCATGTGCCGTGGTTCGGCTTCTGCTGGAATATGGCGCCAACCCGGACCTGCTGTGCGAGGGCCACTCCCCGCTATCTCTTGCGATCTGCTCAGGGAACGATCTG GCAGTAGACGCGCTTTTGGAGTACGGTGCAGACCCAAGTCTCAAGCTGGAGAAGGGCGTTGGTTCCGCTCTTTGCGCTACCACGTCATTCGCTGCCGAGAGGAGGCGCACCCCTCATGGAAGAATACGACTG ATCAACAAGTTGATGCGCGCCGGGGCGAACATCATCGCCCCCATATCGGTGGTTAACAAGTTCCCTCCCGGCACCGTGGTCGACTACGCCTACAATGTCTTCTACCAG GACCGTAAGATTGCCCACACGCCTTACCATGCGCTGACCGTGGGGGAGAGGGACTGTTACAATGCGCGCCGGGATATGCTGGAGCACTTAGGGGATATTCTACGGACGATGGTGCTTCGCAAAGAGAAAGATCTGATCGAGAAACAGCTAGAAGTCATGGAACGACGTGAAG cTGAAGAGGCGGATAGACTCACGCTTGAGCCACAGCACGGAATACTCAAATCTCCCGAGCGGATCCCGAAATCCCGGCATACACCGGTTACAGGGGACCAGCACTGCACTACTGCTCTTTCTGGTCGCGTGACCTTTCGTCTTGAAGACGAGGCTGGAGATCGCGAACTCGAGGCTGAGGTGGATCGCGAGATCGAGGCTATAACAGGGAAGGAGCCGAGTCCTGGGACCGACAGTGAG GGCGAAGATCCGAGTCGAGCTGATGATAATCCGGATCAAGCAATAAACCAGTCAGCTTCCTCGGTCCAGTTCCCCCCCTTGAGCTCGTCACCAGGCCGCGACGAGCACTGTGGACTTCGTATCGCTGTCATGAAATACGTGAATATCGATCACATGCGCATATCAGCCCTCGCCACCGAAGCGCTCAAGGCAAGACGCAAAGTCATGAAAAATCGATTCCGATATTGCTACGAATGTGGACGATCAATAGGAGTTCGGCTGTCGGCGTGCACTCGTTGCAAAGAAGTGTTCTACTGCAGCAAGTCGTGTAAATTAAAGGCGTGGAACTCTCGACACAGAGAGGAATGCGTCCGCGTAACGG GGGGCACCAAGTCAAACGACAGACAACGCACAGAGAGTCCCACCCCCACAACAGACCCCGACGCTCCCCTGACCACTTTTCCACCTACAACACAAGGAAGAAAGTCTTCCTCACGCACCGGTAGCCAAGCGGGGAAAAGGACGCCAAAGAAAATGGATAAAGTTAAGAAGACTTCACCGGGATCTCGAGCAGCTGGTAGAAGAACAAATACACCTTCTGCAACCTCTAAAGTGGGCAGCTGA